The genomic interval CCGTCTTGTTGGGATCTGGGGAACTTCATTAAATGTTTGTGTTGACTGCAGGAGGGAAAGCAGTTCTCCCAGTTCTGCTCTCTAGGCTACCAATTAGCCCAATGGCCCCATTTTGATCATTAATGTCTCCCATTAGGCCACAGTGGAGACTGCAGAGTGTACCTGGGTCCTGTTCAGTAAGCAggacattatatatatttttcaacggGGAGGTACGAACAGATCTTGACCAATGAGAGCCCAGCTTTGTGTTCATCGTTGCAAGAGGTTGCGCCCTATTGAACATGACCCAAGTCTGCGAAGAGGGATTAAAGACCACAGTACAAAAGGGATAGCTACCCATTGGGcaaaaaactgtttgaattattttttttttcacttaattTTAACCcaataaatatacagtatgtgatgaatcaacgtggaaaacaaATTGGATTCGCAAAAAAGTCAAAGGGCATTTCATctttttttttcacccaacttctaatttaaaaaaatattgatttcacattgaattcacattagttgacaactcaaccaaacgtAAACCAAAACTATACGTTGAACTGAAGTCTGGGCCCAGTGGTTAGGGTTCTCCTGGGGTTTCTCCCTGTGAGGTGTCAGCTGCCATGGTGATCTGCCATTCCTCTCCTCTAATGGAGAGAATTAGAAAATAAAGAAGAGCCGATGGGGATCTCACAACAGGCAACTGTTGCCTTGTAACTAGAGGGGGACTTAGGAATTGAACACGGGatctgtccaaaatggcacccttttctccatatagtgcactacttttgaccagagctccggtcaaaagtagtgcactatatagggaataggataccgTTTAGGACTCAAGGCAGTTTATTTCTACCCAGACATCTGTCTTATTAGCCTGGCGTCCAAACTGAAGTTACTACATTTCACTGAAACGTAGAAAAATCGGTTTGAATGCCAGGCTACtgttgaatcccaaatggcaccctattccctatgtagaatctatggactctggtcaaaagtagtgcactatataaggacctggccaccatttgggacacagggcTACATCTGTCTACCCCATGGGCCATGAGTAACGCAATGCCCACTTCCGTTAGTATTGAGCCCCTTCAGTTTACAGTCATCATTCTGCAGCTGTCTTGTACAAACTTTTTGGATCATGCAGATTCCAATCCTGCATAGAACTACAGAATCCTAACTTGAATGAAGCGTTCAATTGGAGTGATCTGAAGAAAGAGGTAGAAATGTAATCTTGTGTCTTGAATGTTTCTCCAAAGAGGAGAGTTTTGTCGTTAATGTCATAGGCATTATCACGTGATCAAAGCATTCTCGTTCTCGTTTGCAACTGAACAACAGAAATGAGCAGACAACAAAAGCTTTCATTTTCATTTGAAAAATATAAAACTTTAATAAAAGGCTACATCTCTTAATAATTACAATAATTATAGGTCCAGGTAAATCTTGAAATGAAACTCTGTATATAATGTATAATTTACAGTTTAGATAGAACGAAACAAAAACATGGCGTAAATACAAATAACATGACTACGGGATATTATTAAatgcataaaaaaatattttcaacaTAAAACCCTTCTGAAAACCAAGGGAATAATTATTAACACCCTGAATCAGGGTAGTACATGGTATGGCATCCATGTAGGCACAGGTGCTGTACTCATAAAAACACTAGCAATAGTGTTTGTGTCCTTTTATCCATACTTCAAAAAAATGCATAATTACAAATGTATACAGGAGCTCCGTAGTTTAAGATGTTCTTTTCACGACATTCAAAAGCTATTGGAGCAACATTTCTGAAACGTTTTGTCGTTGCTAATAAATATGGAACGGAAGCCATTTTTGAAACGTGGGCGATATTAAGCCAGCGCTTCCTGGAGAGGTGGTTCATTTCAATAGAAGCGGAGACAAGGTTATTTTGGTGTGCTCGCTGTAAACACTTTCTTTCTCCAGGTCCTCTCTGTTCACCTAATCCTAATTCATGTCTCTTCCTCGCCTTTCTTTCGCGTCTTTCCCCGTGTGGTGCCTGGTCCACGAAACAAAGGCACAACAACTAAAAAGGAGAGAGCTCGGTGCTGGAGTGAGAGAAAAGCAACTCCTCTTACTCTGGCTTAGAAACGGAAGAGAACACACATCAGCAGCATATATTAAGACTGGGTTGTTGGTTGGTTTACTACGACAGTGGAAGGTTCAGTCTCAGCAGACCCCTGGTACAGTGAGGTTGGACAgtggtaaagggggggggggggggggggggggttaagggaAGTGGGGGGGCACTAGGCTAGTGTCGTGACCTTTGTGACATTACAaggtaaatttaaaaaaaaatcaccacAGTATTCTCCCAATACTCTAAGCAGCTTGTCCATCAACTGGACATGGGGGacagggttgggttgggttgggtgggTGGTGGGTAAGACAAGTtgaaggtgagggagggagaggacatTTTTTCAATAAATACTCAAACTTTCAAATCATGACAAAAACGCATCGATAGAATATGatacatgtgtatatatacacatactttcATGTATGTATATGCACACGTATAGACGTTTCATGTTGTAGCAACGTTTGCACAACGTTTGCACAACGTTATAAGAGCAGGTGGCGGCATTTGTCGCCAGTCCATTGCAGGTGATCAGGGAGCGACGCAACGTTCTCACAACgttaccgtctctctctctctgtctgtagtgtcGTTCCCTTGTGCTTCTAAGGCTGATTGGTTTAGAAAGTCAGGGGGGGCGGGGCCTCTTCTGGGTTCGGCATACTTCATTGGCTCGTGTTCCTTCAATCACACTCCTCTTGTGCTGGATATATTAACTCTTATTTAGCCTAATAGTAGAAAAGAAAGTCTGGAGCGTTTTCCCCCCATCAAGTCAATCACTCTGGTTCCTCGCGACAGTCTGTGCCCTGGAGGTTGGGTATTTGGTTGATTGGTAAGGTAGGGTGGGCATAAGGGCGGCATCAGTCCATCCTCTCCACCTTACCCAGGACCTTGCCCTCGTACATGGGCAGAAGGGCGCCGTCCTCCCATACCTTCTCGAACACGGCCCCGCACTCAAACTCGTCGCTGGCCTTCTTGAAGTAGTACCtggagagaaacgagagagagagagagaggggcatggTCAGAAAAGGTGTTTCGAGAGTAAAAAAACAACTAGCATGGCGTCTTCCTCTTTAACTTGACACTATGGACGAGCGAGTGCTAAAAATAGTATTTTGTACCATGAGAACAGTTTCTCAGCACCTACACATACAACTCCACGCACACGATGACTCAACCCCGTAACCAAACTGCCTTAGTCACACAGTTCCGCGCCATCCCTCTCACTTCAAAGAACAAAGATTGACTACATTGCGCACCACCAACACCACTGACAAACAGAACTCAACTCAACCCAACCCGCCAACCCCAACCACTCCAACTAGTTTGGGTTGCCAGGTTGGGTTGAGCTCTGTCAGTGATCATTTCAAGGAATTAGCAGCAGCAGCGGAgaccaaagagagagagggagctaaaGGAACTTGACTGCTGGCCATTGTACAGATGCCTATCTGTCCTGGAAGGTCTCATTAAAGTTGAAGGGCTAATTAGGACCTGTCTTAAGCCCCCCTTCCTCTCCGGTCTtaaggccccccccccccacccttagCACTGAGCTCCCCTTGTCTAGCCTGGCCTTTTAATTGTGCCCCACTGTCAAATGAAGGGCCTTCCTTTCACTAGGGCTGACATTTCAGGTGCCTGAGAGTCTGCCTGTCACTGCACGCCCCACACACacctactaacacactgctagAGACAACtatggagacacacacagagacagagagagtcaatgaaacacacacacacacacacacacaaagtgaaaCTCTGGGCAGCTTTCCGATCACCagcagagaaaagagggagagtgaaagagaggagaagagaggagcaggTCTCCCGGACCCCCTCCGTGGGTGTGATAGATTGGACGCAGGCCGGGCCCGAAGGCCGACACcccacgaggaggaggaggacaccaATCCAGACAGTCTCCTGGAGGTCAAGGAGTCACCTCCCCctcaccactccctccctccccccaaaaTCCCAGGGTTGATTCAGCTCAGGTCTATGAAGTCTACTGACTAGAGTTCCTAATGATTTCTTCTCCCCTAGCTTAAAGGCAGTGATGACCAGCGGGGGAGATTTAATGATAAGCTTTGTAATGGAAAATGCCTCATTTTACCcatgtctgccccccccccccctttgtttttatgaGCAACGCCGACCTACAAGTCATACAAACAACACGGGTAGCGCGTTTTTAAAAAACACACGTTTTTTCCTCCACTTCTTCGTGTTTTTAGTCGTACTTAAGAGAGGGTTGGGCAAACGGCGGTTTAATGGCGAGGGAGGGTTGAGGAAGCGTCGTACAGCTGCTAGGGTCTCTGGTCAAGGTTTGTGTGTCGTAAAAACTCCCGACTGGGATTTTTGAGGGTGTGGTTTGGATGGTTGGGTGTCGCTATGGCTTTTGGCATGATGCATTTTCAACATGGTCGAAGGCTGTCGTGAAACAAAGGGCCTCGAACCTTTCAGGAAGCCTGAACACTGAGACTACTGATACTGAAACTAATAAGGTTAAGTGCCTTAGTTAAGTGCCTCCTCGCGGCACGAAAAATCTAAATAGACGATTGTGTCTCCTGCCATTTAATCACAACCCTATTCTTTAAAAGGAACGGGCTCCATCTTCACCAGCAAATAGTTCAAAGGCATTGCGCTTCTTTTCAAAGAGCGggcgagagaaagggaggaaacgagagaaagggggagagagagagaagtgaagaTGGAgaatagggagggagagaaaaggagtcTTTCCATTGGATCGTGTTATATATGGCAAAACATTTCTCTCCGTGCAACATCTGGCACCGATATCGTCTGGCAGCGTGGCCGAGTACTGTTCTGCTGCCATGTTGAAATGAACCAACTCCACACATTCTGGGCCATTAGAGCCATCGGCTTCAAAAATCGCCATTTCTTTCCCGCGGAAGAGCTACGGGATGGGTTTAGCTCGGACTGACAGgcagatgtggatgggggggggggggggggggggggtttagaatCGAGATACTGATGTCTCGGGAATACTTTGCCTCTTTGGTGTGCTACAACCTATACACAATGACGGTCATGAAATACTCTACTTTACTCTGGTGTACCCTTTAGGTGTAGGTTCCTTGAAGGTGACATTGTGTGAAACGATTTAGTCTCTCTCTAATTCTTAACTTTATGAAGTCATGGCCACTTTCAACGACTACCAAACAAAACGCCAGTCATTTCGACAACCCTTTTTTAAATGTTAAATCAACATTATAACTGAATCTAAAGGAGAAAAAGGTGCCCGTGATTCTGCCTGACGCAATCCTTGGGAGGAGGAGGAATTTGGGGGCCTTGCAGTGGCGTGTTGAGTCTGTGCACAAAATAAAAGGCCTGGACTTCAAAGCCATCCTTATTAAGACTGCCTTACTATGGAAATCAATAGCAGATGTGAACCAAATATCACTCcagtaaatcccccccccccctttcctttcctccctgTACAGTggatcgacccccccccccccccagccagaGTTCTACTCTTCCTTCTCACTACTCCACATACAAAGCTGAGAACTCCAGCTTTTCACACACATTTagttcctacacacacacacacacacacacacacacacacacacacacacacacacacacacacacacacacacacacacacacacacacacacacacacacacacacacacacacacacgctcttcagaaagagagtgtgtgttgtGCATGAAATGTGTGTTTGAAAGGGGTGTGTTCACCTAGAGTTGTACATTAAAGGTGTGTTGTGCatgaaagatgtgtgtgtgtgtgtgtgtgtttacccgtAGATGTAtattacaggtgtgtgtgtgtgtgtgtgtgtgtgtgtgtgtgtgtgtgtgtgtgttagtctagGCGTTTACCTGTAATTGCCTTTTTTGCTAAGCTGCTCCTTGAAGTGTCCCAGGGTGAGACTGTGTGTCTTCATCATGCTGCGGTAGGGGATCTCCTCACCACAGAAGAAGTAGGTGACCACCAGGTCACAGCCAGACACGCTCGCGCCACTAATCGACTTCTTTGGCTCTTTCCACCTGGAAACAGAGAGACAAGCAACACATTAGACAGAGAAAGCATAACCGTAGCGAAGACTTAGCGCTTACGTTATATCTGAGTCGTTCAGCGGAATCTCTCACCCAGAGCGACGAACACTCTTAACACGGGCAGTGTGTAACTGTTGGTTGGGAAGTTAGGCAGAACTGAATGAGCGGGATTTAGTGAGGATTAGCTCAGGTACGGTGAACCTGACCCGATTACAGGTGTGTGTCATCCCACACACGtttcatcccacacacacacacttcctcgtTCACTTCCAGGGGCCTTTCCGGGGTCCTATACTTCAGACGCGGGGCGCCTGCTAGCCTTAGACAGCTGGCCCGCTGAAGGTCAGCCAATTAAATCTCAAAAAGACCCTGGCAGTCAGGTGGCTACGGCCCCATCATCAAACACAACCAAgctgccctacacacacacacacagacgtacacacaccaacacacacagggCCGAGGTAGCGAAGAGAGGGCCAAAATAACAACCAGGGGTCGTTAACTTCCATGTGTACGTCTGTGTatccgctggtgtgtgtgtgtgtgtgtgtgtgtgtgtgtgtgtgtgtgtgtgtgtgtgtgtggtgtgtgtgtgtgtgtgtatatgcgagAGGACTGTGTCAGACTACGCCCATCGTGTTTAATCTTAAATGATTAAAAGCGAGGGAGAAAAGAGGACTTCAAAGGGAGAGACATGCTGACTCACACTATCCCTATCGAGGggaaatcagagagagaaagagaggcagcgagagcaaagggagagagggagggagatgaactCACTCGTCTGTTTGAAGTGCGGGGCTGGACAGAGGTGGGTTTCCACTGGGGAAAGGCACAGGATGACTCCTGTCTCTTTGAAGGCTGGACGTCGGATGCCTGTCAGCCACATAGAAAGACAAAAGATGCAATAGAATGAGATACACGGCATCAGTATTCACGATTCACAGATGGAGGAAACACTAGGAAACAGGTGTAGGCTTCAACAGTCGCCTGAAGTCAAACATTTTCAGAAAATCCCTCACTTCATTTGGATAGAGTCATTTGGCTCATTGTAAATGACTATACGTCGCAAGCTAGGACAAAGAGGGGCTATATGAGTGTATGTGTGCCTACCTCTGTTTGGGGGGCTTGGAGACCTCCTCTAGCCTCCTGCGGGCTTCTTCTAACTGGGCCAGAGTGTTGGGCGGGGGCAGGGGGGGCATGGCTGGGTCCTGGATGAAGGGGTGGGCCGGATGGTGACCTCCACGGAGGTGACCCCCCGTGCCGCCCACGCCTCCCCAGGAAGAGTGCGTTCGGCCGGGAAGGGTCTTGGGCGTGGAGGGTTCCGGGAGGTGGCTCTTCTTCAGGCCCTGAGTGCCGCCGTGAGGTTTGTTCTTGCCCTGCCTCTCGCTCTCCAGGATCCACTGCCAGACGTTCTGCGAGCGGTCCGTGGAGTCCAGGGGCAGGTGGGGCGGGGACGTGACCCCGTCGCCGCCGTTAGCCTGGCTCGGGCGTGTGCCTTCGCACGGCTTCCCCGGCCGCTTGGACAAACTGCCGCAGcggctggagggagacagagaggagggggttaCATGGGACTATTCCACGACGAAGCGCTACATCTATAACAAGCACTAGCGATAGGAACGATGCAGCTCGTCACATCAGTCTCAATGAAACTCAAGCAAAACCATCAGAACAAGCTATCCTGAGACATATCCATAAGATAAGTGAACAGTTTTAATCACTGACCCAAGTACAGCCCTAAGGTAAATGTAGTTGTATGTGAAGTGTATGTGAACTGACCCCAGCACAACTCTAAAGTAAATGTGGTGTATTTGATGTGAATTGTGAACGGACCCGGTACAGGTGATATTGTATGTGAACTGACCCGGGGATGAAGTCGGAGTAGTCGGCGCCCCCTGGGGGACAGAGGCACTGAATGCGCTGCGCCGCCTCGGCCTCGATCTGCTCCTTGCTCTTGGGGCCGGTGGCGGTGTGGTGGTGGATGTAGTGGTGGTGGATGTGCTTGGTCGACTGCCTGCTCCCAGCCAACGGGCCCTTGGAGGCCCCCGGATATGAGGGCCCCAGGAAAGGGACCACGGCGGGGGAGGGCCGGTCGGGAGAGCCCGAGCGGGGCGAGTGGCGGATCACGCCGGGCGACTGGCACCCGGGCGTCTTGAGCACCCGGGATAGGTGCTCGTCTAGGATGGCCTGGGCGTCCTCGTCGGCGCCGGACGAGGTGTGAAGCAGGGGGTGGTGGAGCGGGACGGCGCTGGAGAGGTcgctctcatccctctcctcctcctacacacacacacagacgtaatGCTTAAGAACATGGACGCAAAATAGAAGTACAGGGACAATATAACCTACTCAATTCCATAACACTACAACTACAAGCATCGCTAGCTTGCTAAACCCAACTAAATTACATTTGCGGAAAATGCAAACGCTGCGACAAACACCATGTACTGTATTGCCTTGTGAAGAAGCCGAGACCAATTCTACTGCGTGACTTGATTTGACTTTCAGTTTCTTTCACCCTGGTTCCACTTGTGTCCCAGCTTCTTCATTCTTCATCTATAATGCACAGCGAGCCCAGACTCACAAAGAGACCGGCACTACACACACTCAGCATTACGCCACTGGAGAGTTGAGTGCTAAGCGCTAACCATTTGAAGATACTTCAAGTGTGTCAAGAAACATAAGTTTGAAACTTCCTCGGAAGAAGAGACTTTCGGAGAAGAAGTCGCTAAAATGCACGGCAGACCCGTAAGTCGGTTCAATTCTTTCTGAAGCAAGGCCGCACGCAAAGACTCTTCGAATCAAGGAAGaagagtcagctagctagctacaacccTAACTTCTCACATGGCTCCTCCTAGCTACATTCTCTTTCTAGGTAGCAAAGACGGGGTTCAGGACCGGGGAGTCACCTAAACTAGGTCGCAATGGAACGTTCCAAAGCTCATTGCTCAATGCAGGTGGGTTGGGGAGTGAGGTGGGATGTACCAATGTAGTGggaagtttttttttttcttaccTCCTGGATCTGCTGTAGCCTCTCCTCCAGGGAGCTCATGGTGTCCCGCTCCCTCTTCAGTTTCTCCAGTCTGGAGATGAGCTGGGCGGCGAAGGCCGAGGGCTCCACCGGCGTCATCTCCTTAGGCAGCCTGTGTGTCCTCTGTAGGGGCGAGATGGGAGGATGGACacttttgagtgtgtgtttgaagTGAGTGTGAGTTAGTTGTCCCTAGTTTGCCCCCTGATTCCTCCAGTGCCCTCTACTCTAACTCTATAGGCCTCATTTGATGCCCTTGCCCCTGGGCTAACCCCTAGCCCGATACCCCCTCCCCATGCCCGCTGTCCTTGGCACCGCATGCCCGTCGGCGGGGTAGCgggatagaggagggggggggtagcAGTTGGCCTGGCTCCGAGGAGGAGGGCCCCTGCCTGCTCCCGCTGTACTCTGACCAAGCCATCAGCAGAGGCAGCCTCTGAAGTCAGCACACTTCAAAGGGGCCCTTGTCAAACATCAAACACTCCAACCCTTGGGGTGGGACGGACACGCGGCTTTAAATCTCCCCGAATAAAAAGACAGATATCGACAGTCGGCGGAGGAggcagagaaaaaaaagagaggggGACAATATTAAAACAAAAAGAGGAAGAAGAAAGGAGGGGGAGGACTGAGAGAAGTgcggagtgggagggagggagggagggagggagggagggagggagggagggagggagggagggagggagggagggaggggaagatagAGAAGTCAAATACCGGGGAGATCTAAGGGGAAGTGGTCATTTATTTCCTGACTGCACGCAGGGCACCTCTGAGGTACTGTAGACGCATTATCCTATTTTTCTCTAACTATATGTGCCGGCTTCTCTCATCTTCTGTTCTGTATTATTATTTGGCGCACTGGCTTTCTTGATTTGActctctttttttgttgttgttcctctcatctctttgTAGAGACGATGAAGGGAAGACAGAAGAAAGGAGCGAGAGGGGCCGCTGGCAAAGGCGCGTCAGCGCCGCGCAGAGCCCCCCGCTGCCTGGGGCTGGTGCATCTTGGGAGCCCGAGCCATCTCCAAATCAGGAGGGAGACATTAAAAGGAGAGCAAGTGGGGAAGGgagggagcgaggagagagaaacagacaacaAGGGCCCCTTCTACTGGGCTACAACCCTCCCTacacaacacacccacacacacacaaagccttcCCTATGCACCGAGACAGTACACAAACACATTGTGAAGGGAAGAGGACACAACTATTTGCATTGCTTGTTTTCGGACACGGGTGCCCAATCTAACCACTCCAAGCCCGGGAGCTGTGCCATGAAGTACCAAGCATTTAGAGGCCCCTGATTGCACATGACACTACAGGCAGTGGGGGTGGTGAGAGTCATATGGGggttgggttgggggtaggggGGGCTACTGTCACAAaatgggagtgtgtgtgagtggggaGGGCTCTGTTGGAGGTTGTTAATAAAGAGGCCAGGCAACCTGGGTCCCATCCATTCATCGCCATGATCAAAGCACAGGGCTGAGTAGTTAGCTGGCTGATTTAAGGAGCATCACAAGGCTCGGGtctgtgacccctgacctcttaTGATAATCATCCTCAAtatcaccatcatcattattatcaacGATTTTCTTATTTTAtagattttattattattttatttttttacattgtgcaTTCATACAGTTCCCAACCGGGAGAAAGGGAACCGGTTGTAAACGGGGATTGAGAAAAGTTTGTGGAGTTTTAAAGATATAAAAGACACTGTGTATAAAGACAtcagacataaaaaaaaaacaggaagTAAACAAGAAGCGGGACTCACGGGAAAGTGGGGTAGCGAGACCAGGCCGTTGATCTTGACGCTGCGGTGCATCTCCCGCTGGAGCTGCTTCTTGGTGCCCAGCTTGTATGGAGGGATCCCATCTCTGCCAGAAGGGACACAGGTAGGAAACAGGGTCAATAACACAGTCACATGTCACTCAAAATGTCCCCTGAAGAGCCAGGGGTTAGTTAGCAAACTAGCACGCTAACCCCTACATAGCTATCTCcatagaaacatttcaatttttcTTTCCTTTCTCTTTGCTTAGAACCAAGTAATAACCACAATGTATTAGCGGCGTGAAAAGACATTAGCCTAGCGATGTGGCCAGAACCCTGAGGGGAGGCTGATCATCACTGAAGTGAACAACACAGCACCACCCTGACTGCCACCACCCCCCTTTCCCCCGGGTGGGCACATCACAGCCCAAATCAAAGACCAGAGGAGCCCTTGAAGGGCCTTGAAGCCAAGGCAACAAAAACACACCGGGACAATGGGGGGAGATATGCTAAAAATCCCGGCGCTGGGGTTCAAAAGTGTCCCACTGATAACTTCCCATCAGTCCTTGTCAACACTGGAAGGGCCTGATTTTTCAAAATGGCAGCCAAGTGAGGTACTTTCAATTCCAGCCTCAGTAACAAGGACTACCTTGAGAAAGCTGGCTAAGAGAAGAAGCCTAGAATGCTGCCACTCGAGGGGCTGGCGATCTTGCTTTAAAAGCAGTGTAAGACGTGCAGGTTTGACATAAAGAAAAAATGGCCATGATGTAGCTGACAAAAACAAGCGTCTCTGGACAGTTCATCCTTTAGGCAGTGGCAAGGGGgaagaaaatacatatttttctctCTCGCGCCCTCCAATGTGTGCTTTTCCAGTCCACTGCCATTTAAGCCTGGCCAATTATCTTGGCCTTTTTGCGTTGCTCAGAAGTGTCTGACCTAGCCCAAACGCTAGTTTTTCCGCTGCCTCTCTGAAATCTCACACTCATGCACATATGCGCTCGCTGCCATCTTCATTTGGCAAGTGTTCCGCCAGCAAGCCTCTGATCTCGGCAACATCAAAAGGCTGGTTTGTAAGATAAGGTAATATTTGAAGTTAGCGCAGCGGCATTCCCTAGCGTCCAAGTAAATCCATAAATAAGATATAagcaaaaagagagagaaaaattatttgcccccccccctcctcttgtTCTTTATCAGGAAATGAGATTCAAATTTGCAGTGTGCCTTACAACAAACTATAAAAGGACACACTAATCAAATTGTTCCCCCCAATGAGGAGGAGGAAGCTGTGTTTTTTTATTACAAATcagtgaggggtagagagagagagagagagagagagagagagagagagagagagagagagagagagagagagagagagagagagagagagagagagtgtgagagagagtgtgagagagagtgtgagagagagagcgagagtgagcagGCGGACATGAGATTGTCAAAGGCTCGAAGAACTCTGTGCAGGGCAGGCCATTGCGAGGCGCTACACTTTGTAACGTTAGATGTTTTAATAATTCACCTGAAGACCGTTGCAGGAAAAAGACGTGACTGAATTCAAGTGGGATCTATTTTCTCCAATGAATACATCGTTTGGTCAAATGACTCTGGGTTTGTATGCCTCGGGGTTCTACTTACACGGGCATTACCAGCTGGAGCCTAGATAGCACTGCTAATAACGCACATTGACGAGTGGCATACTTCTCACAAGTATCAAAACTGATACTTCGCCAACTTGTCACAAAAAAAAAGTTACAATTCACAA from Salvelinus alpinus chromosome 2, SLU_Salpinus.1, whole genome shotgun sequence carries:
- the LOC139568712 gene encoding axin-2-like isoform X1 — protein: MSRALTDHISSSFREDAPRPPVPGEEGEASCHTPSKHAKMRAQNKAKAITVASPGSTPRRNEDGLGEPEGSASPDSPLARWTKSLHFLLGDQDGAHLFRTFLEREKCVDTLDFWFACNGFRQMDLNDTKTLRVAKAIFKRYIENNSIVAKQLKPATKTYIRDSIKKQQIDSAMFDQAQTEIQSTMEENAYQMFLTSDIYLEYVHTGCENTAYANHSGLGSLKLMCGFLPPLIEEEEWSCDLKANTLASVVGLSANALRATASIRTAAEVLENGYRSHRRGDAASPYFVNSGYVFAPATSANDSEISSDAMTDDSMSMTDSSVDGIPPYKLGTKKQLQREMHRSVKINGLVSLPHFPRTHRLPKEMTPVEPSAFAAQLISRLEKLKRERDTMSSLEERLQQIQEEEERDESDLSSAVPLHHPLLHTSSGADEDAQAILDEHLSRVLKTPGCQSPGVIRHSPRSGSPDRPSPAVVPFLGPSYPGASKGPLAGSRQSTKHIHHHYIHHHTATGPKSKEQIEAEAAQRIQCLCPPGGADYSDFIPGRCGSLSKRPGKPCEGTRPSQANGGDGVTSPPHLPLDSTDRSQNVWQWILESERQGKNKPHGGTQGLKKSHLPEPSTPKTLPGRTHSSWGGVGGTGGHLRGGHHPAHPFIQDPAMPPLPPPNTLAQLEEARRRLEEVSKPPKQRHPTSSLQRDRSHPVPFPSGNPPLSSPALQTDEWKEPKKSISGASVSGCDLVVTYFFCGEEIPYRSMMKTHSLTLGHFKEQLSKKGNYRYYFKKASDEFECGAVFEKVWEDGALLPMYEGKVLGKVERMD
- the LOC139568712 gene encoding axin-2-like isoform X2, yielding MSRALTDHISSSFREDAPRPPVPGEEGEASCHTPSKHAKMRAQNKAKAITVASPGSTPRRNEDGLGEPEGSASPDSPLARWTKSLHFLLGDQDGAHLFRTFLEREKCVDTLDFWFACNGFRQMDLNDTKTLRVAKAIFKRYIENNSIVAKQLKPATKTYIRDSIKKQQIDSAMFDQAQTEIQSTMEENAYQMFLTSDIYLEYVHTGCENTAYANHSGLGSLKLMCGFLPPLIEEEEWSCDLKANTLASVVGLSANALRATASIRTAAEVLENGYRDGIPPYKLGTKKQLQREMHRSVKINGLVSLPHFPRTHRLPKEMTPVEPSAFAAQLISRLEKLKRERDTMSSLEERLQQIQEEEERDESDLSSAVPLHHPLLHTSSGADEDAQAILDEHLSRVLKTPGCQSPGVIRHSPRSGSPDRPSPAVVPFLGPSYPGASKGPLAGSRQSTKHIHHHYIHHHTATGPKSKEQIEAEAAQRIQCLCPPGGADYSDFIPGRCGSLSKRPGKPCEGTRPSQANGGDGVTSPPHLPLDSTDRSQNVWQWILESERQGKNKPHGGTQGLKKSHLPEPSTPKTLPGRTHSSWGGVGGTGGHLRGGHHPAHPFIQDPAMPPLPPPNTLAQLEEARRRLEEVSKPPKQRHPTSSLQRDRSHPVPFPSGNPPLSSPALQTDEWKEPKKSISGASVSGCDLVVTYFFCGEEIPYRSMMKTHSLTLGHFKEQLSKKGNYRYYFKKASDEFECGAVFEKVWEDGALLPMYEGKVLGKVERMD